In Solanum lycopersicum chromosome 3, SLM_r2.1, the genomic stretch ATATTGTTTGTcatagtttctatttttagagtcaaattataaaaattttgacaaatattttaagatgtatttttcatatgcaaaaaattataatttatagtacttttcatataattttaggaatatcgaattaatgtgatccaatttacctttaaaaattagtcaaattaactttcaataagcgcaacatgacaaacaatttcgAAAGAAAGGAGTACTAGGAatactatttataataagatTTAATCCTAGATTAAAGGTAAAACACTATGATTAGGTCTAAGAGAAGAGTTCACAATGGCCTTGTCGTCATGGTATTAatggtaaaaataaataataatattaagttGTTAATCATCTGGCTAGACCTAGGTAAATACGTAAGCATCTAGAATCTTCGTGGTAAAGAATCCTAGCTATTTTGACGTGTCttattctaaattaatttaatatttgcgTATTTTAGGATATTtcttaaacatatttaaaaaaaaaatagatattgaaTCTCTCattaggtaattttttttaagattttaaacacctttaatgaaaattctgattccgtaaaataaaattaaaaaaaagttcatgaCTATATCCATTCCCTTTTCCAAACTTTTATTctatagaaaatagaaaaacattGACATGGGAAGTCTTGTAAAGGCTTGTGAGtgaccaaaaataatataaaaggccaaaaaagtttttaaaataaaataaaataaaggaacaATTATTGATTATATGAACATTTGGTGGACCATTTTGTGAttgtcaattaaataaaaactaaagtATGAATGAGAAACAACGTGAAGTTTTCCTAATTGTGCGGAGATGGCAAGTgggagattttttttattttttttttgttggttggAAGGGGTAAGAAATTTGTTGAATGTTACTCAATTTGAAACATTTAATAGTAATCGGTGATTATACGAATATTTGTAAAGACAATATTGTTTTTGttcaaaatcaaatacaaatatttttaatttctcatctaaattattagaaatttgagaaacatatttcataATTGAGTCGATTGAATGTGTGTACACGCACACTTAGGTGTGTCTGCTTTTGAATTTGtctgttttttttcttaaaaaaatatttttcaggattttttaaattctaaacTTTCCCCTTCTTGTTTATAATTTCTCaatcatttttcttcatttctttcacCTTTATAGCATATTTTTTTAACCTCATTCCTTCTGCTTCTACTTATATGTTTATCAACATTCTTCTTcgttttcttcttttattggctaatttgatttgtttttcattttcattaactTTTTGCAAcgcctataattttttttcatgtaccATCAAATATTACTTGAGTGAtagtttaattaaatatgtttttcacACTCTTGATATTTAGACGTGAAACTCAtagttatatttttgaaatttcactctctctttttttatgGATCAAGATGCACGCTAATTGTATGACAATGAGACTTGTACCCAAGATTCTTACAAGAGAAAAAAACCAAGAAACTTCCtgtcatttaatttaataataagaaGAGTAAACAGTCTTCAGAAATTAGATTGATAAGTTAATTGATGATGAGAgaaaaacattatatatttcAAGATGGAAGTCAAAGTCTTCTTTTACAAATTAAATAGTACTCCCTCCATTTACTTATCTATATCTCCTTTTAATCTGTTCctatttacttgtttattttaataaatcaagaaaggaataacaatatttttcttaatatgcccttatttaattctagaaaatttaTAGTACTACTGAGTTGTAATGCATGCTTTTTGGAAttagaaaatacatttattatatttgaagaGTTGCATAATCTTTTAAGTTAAGAGTAAAATTGTAACTAACCTATGATAATAATTGGTGCCTTAATATATGTCTCACttctaaagtggacaactaaataCGGACAACGGAAGTAGAACTATAAAGAAAAAAGGGCAAATGATCATCATCCATACATTAGTCTTCAAGAATTAAGATATATACATTCATATGGTGATAGACTTTGAATTTTATCTTGTCATCCACAACTAGACATcaaacacataataaatattttgtttgacaCACTTAGGTTAAAACTAATGATAGCGTTGTGGATAGAGACGATACGTTCGTAGAACTATTTGTAGTGTGACAAGAGGGGACCCCATGTTAAGAACAATAGCTAATTAGTAGATTTGTTCAATATAGAAGACCAACAAAATTGAGGAAGAAATTAAACTAGTACGATTGCTAGCTAGAGTGATAGTGAttaatatcaagaaaaatatggaTCAAACTGGATTTTCCACATCTTATTCATTAACTTATCATATggaatatatatgtaaataaggATAGTTGACAATTTCTGGATCTTGACACTTGGAGAGGTGTCGATTATTAGGCTAGAACATATCATGTGCTAGTATCCATGGTTTGTTTTacttaatcaaattttaatacaGATATACATTGGAGTGAGTTCAGGAGCTGGGATATAATGGATTTACGTTGCTATtaaatttgatgaagatttgGATTATTgggtttaaaattttgtatttatacatGAGTAGTTATATCGAATATGATACTAGTACTACATggttatatcaaaattattgagTTTCACCGAATCCAGTCATCCATAACTATTGGTTGGTAATGCATGTATTTCTTCTCATTGGCCTGCTTTAgactatgttttttttttgagttgaaatttatcgaaaacaatctctctacttatgaagtatatatataaggtTTACGTACACTCTACCGTTTCCAAGCCTGATCACTTTTGTGcgtgttattgttgttgtatttcTTCCTTTCTGTTTGTTATTTTCTCAGCCAATTAATTTGAAGATCTTTCTTCCTAAAATGCAACCATCACATCTCAATTTTCCTGCTCTAGATGTACTTAGTGTAGTAACATTGAAGCTTTTTTCTCCCCTTTAACccatgttcttttttttttaaaacaataagtATGTGTATTCTTCCTAGCCTAGCTTCACAAGTAGCTAGTAAATAGGCCTTCTAATGATTTTGTAACGAAATAAGAGAAATACATTatatagtaaatttatttactttaatttttgaaaaagtataAAGTGTAAATTACAAAAGAGTGTATAGATAATAGGAGTAAAATGTCGAGAACTTTTCATTAGTACATTTATTAGCTCTTTGTTTTACACATAATCATTGCAGCAGAGGAGGAGAGTAGTTAAACAAGTTCTACTTGATATTGACTTTGACGTTTCAATACAAGTCGTTCCATTGATAAGTtggattataaaaaaatattatattacgaGCCTATGTATCTAATTTTTACCTTGTCAgtatacataatttaaataactCAACGTGAGCGGAGTAAGTATATGTTGTAGTATCATTAGTACTTAATGGTTTTCTAATAATTTGAACTTGTATATACACAGAACAACAAAGTAGGTAGACCCAAAAAAAAGAATCTCACTGAAAATACTGAAAAGTGATACACTTTACAGATACAACCAAGGTAACTGTTGTACATGCTACTAGTTAAAAACGATAAAAATAAACTCTTTCCATGATGGCTTTAATTTTCTCTGTACAACATCAAATAATTCTAGCTAATTATTTACCGAAGGTTCAAAACAATCTCTTGTAGAAATGCAGTACgatatattttgatgatttagcCCTTCCTAAACCTCACATATAGCGAGAACTTAGTGCACTGGGCTCCTTTAACGTGCTCGATGTAGCCTATTGAAGGCACGCTGATTGGATTCTTGCCTCTGCAGCAATCTCTCATGGttgattttcttaataaaatcatcaaatctCTTGTTGGATTCCTCTGTACTAACAGAAACATCCCCTCGTAAACCCCCTCTTCGAAACACCGATAAAGCATCGTTAAATGTCAATGATTTTCTCAAGTCCTTCCATGCTGCAGCTACTGATGGCAACAAATCCTTTGAACCAATGCTCTGTGCTGATGTCACTTGTGGCTCGATTGGCCATGTCTCACTCTTCTTCAACacttgtttcttctttttcttattgtttCCTTCTCCAGTTATCGCCTTCCATGTTGCGTTCAACGATCCATCGTCCTCTTCAATCTCTTGATAATTCATCATAGTTTCTTCATAATCAGTTTTCGTTTCATTTAGTGAACGTGGACTAACAATTTCACCATCATCAGGAGGAGGAGAAGACAATTTCGTAACACGATCAATTTCAATATCTTTCACATCAACACTACAGGGTTCCATTGCATCTTCAATTATATCTTCTTCTGATACAACGGGATCTAAATCATAACGATTAAAAAACGACATAACAGTATCCATTGCAATAACGGAACTAGTTCTTTTCGGGATATTATCATCCTGCTGTGGTTGTGGCTGATCAATCAGAATATCATCATGATCACTCTTTTCGTCAAGAAAAACATTGAGAAATTCCATCGTGGGATGATGAAATTTggaaaaagtgaaaataagtATAACAACTGAGTTGATAAAGAGACAAATATAAAGCGGAGATGACAAAAAACACTTTAAATATTTCAAGATTTCCGATAAATTAAGGAAGAACATGTTAAATAAGTAACGAGGACTAACAGCTTTTTTGATCATGAAAAAAGTAGAAATAAATCCTGTTGATAAAAGAAGAAGCTCCATGGttaatattgttgttttgaTCAATTTACCTTTTTCCTCTGATAATCTATTGGCTATCAAAGTTGCCATGggacttaaaaaaaaaaagatgatttttttttttaggtaatTTGTTATGAAGAATTGCAAAGTGCAAAGAGTTTatgataaaatgatgtttaCAGGCAATAGAGACCCACAGAGCAATATCAAGTAAGGCTAATGGAAGCCTTTTTATAAGTAGACAATGGTGAGTGGTGACAATAATGAATGTCCCACTAATCtacttttaacttaattttattaaatcattcattcgtaggaatagtttttttttttccttttcgagtttaacttatatatacatatcaatcatataaaataatttattctatCACTGTAATTAATGTAATGAGTTACGTATTTAAAGATGTGCGTGATTTGTATAAGATAACTCCATTTAGACGTTTTAAcctatatattatttctattcGCTTCACGGTGATTTCGGATATATAGTATTTAAAGTTGGGGTTTATGACTGAAATTCAAGTATTTCTTCCCAATATTTTAGGTAAAAGAAGGAGCGGCTTAAGCTTATTAGAtgcctaaaataaaaattaaatggggCCTTAAATTTAAGTTGTTaatacttttatataatttattttttctagtttttacCTCATAATATAaccattcttattttaaattatttttcataagataTAGTATtcaaaatatgtcaaatttctcctaataatcacttcatttttcatgaaatgtttactttttctacaaatagtattcaatatttattaaaagataataacttataatttattattataaaaaatgaggCCCCTTAAATCTGGAGGCTTAAGACacgtgtcttttttttttaatattatcgAGCCACCCCGAATAAAAGTCGCTGTACTGTATATCTATAGTTATTTCGATTGAGTAAACTTGTAAATTTTTATACACTGATCAATTGAAGAGACAAACTACATGGGGAAATAGCATCTCCTAAGTCTCGGGCTTACTATATAAAAAACCCACATCTAATTATCTTTAAAACAACCTAATTCTTAATATATTctaataattaataaactaaactaaagtgtatatcaattaattaaactcTTTTTATATTTGTGTGGGTGGAGTCAAGGGGTGAAATGAGATttgtaaaagtaaaataaaaccaAACAAGCTGATTAGACTTTCAAGTTTAccattagactttttgataaCTACTTTGAATATAGTCTTGGTCTACCCTTTCGTTAATAAAATCCTAATAGGAAGATAAGGATGATAAACTTCAAAGTTGATGAagtttgagaagaaaaaaacatgataagtaaaaatgaaaatcgacagtaacaaatattatttttttaaaaaaattgtatcataAAGTGAATCCAAATAGATCATGGTGCTCAAGATATTTAATAGACAAGAATGATATAAAAAGGCAACTTTACGGAAACTTAATTAGATTGCTCTAATTAACTATTCATCTATGCTTATTATAATTTGAATGAAGCATGTTaaattaaacttaattaattgcTAATCTTTCTTTGTTCTTACAACTAAGAGCTGACTAACCAAAGTCAGTCAACATACCTATCTTATCCTATTATTTTTTTGCCACGACCTTTCTCTAGTGTTTTAAGTAACCTTAgctgaaaaatataattaagtatattattatatttttaaatgagaTAATGGTCAGATACTTTAACATGATATTAAAGtagataattattttagaatCGAATTTTACTGTCACTCGTtagcaaatttttttttaacatgcttgattcataaataaaaaaatcaaacactctCAAAAAGTAATCgtgttaaaatataattaaataactaaatttctttttaaccgcttaaatttttaatgaaataattacaCGCTTCATCGTATTACCGGCCAGCAACGGAGACCTTGACAACTAgggtaattatatatttacaatattttttcacATGTTTGTCCAAGTGTAAAGGTATTATTACTCCCTTAAAAAcacttatattaataattatgtttttcttccATGTCGACATACGTGACAATGAAAATATACCAAATACTCATTAAAGTATCTTATTCCTACCCATATCCTAATTATGAGATATATAGAAACCTCAatctaattttttgtaaaaaaaatattttttgtcaacAAATGAGTCCTGTATTTAAGTttacatatttaataataaaataaaggacGAAAGAGATTAGTTCACATTGTGATCCCTAGCTCCCTCTAGATAATTATCTTctacttaaaatataaaactaacaTTTACAcatacaatatacaaaaaaaattatataagtgCACAAACTCATAACATTTATCGattgattttataataaatattgagtacgaataatttttttatcccgatattaaaaaaaaactcactaGTGTTTTTAGGTTATAAACATCAAGAAACTATAGTACTAAAAAGGTGAATATAAAAAGGTTAATACGACCATATTCTTTACCATGACCTGTCATTTCCACACTAAAGTTctgttttattaaattataaaaaaatactattattttgaaGGTAAACTTTTACCCTTTTGGCTTGTTTTGATAAACTTTTGGAGTCCGGTTATAAATTAATCCAAAGAAGGTCATGCTTGAGTCATGAAAATGAAGCTACACTACGTAATACCTTGTGgaataagtaattaaatgattaattaatactAAGTAAGTTTCCTAGTCAATACCTAAcgaatttaattattaatttgtccATTTGTAATTTACATCAAATTTTGTACTACTAATTTGGGATGGTAACCCTTGAACCAATCGTACGTTAAATGAGTCTTTTGACATTTTCATTGTTATACTGTTTCCAATGTCAAAAGTTTttcaaagaaatttcaaaacGTACTTCCACTAAATATTTCTATCAATTACTAAGGTCCATTATGCGTTAGCATAACTGATAGCAAGTCATAGTTCGAGCTATAGAGGCATATTCCATGTGcatgataaaatataattgtacGTACACTATATCCAAAGTGATCTTCAGTAACAATTAATTAACGATAATAGTTCACTtacaactaattatatatttttaatgacaATTAACATATTTTGTATGTGTCCCTAAAGCCACTTAATTAATGTCGGTAAAACTTTAACATTCTTTATTAGTATGTCTATTTATTActgctaaaagttatttttgttgtaatgaTAGTAATAGACTTTATGATCCTCGGTTTCTATGCTAAGCAATAAGGGCCCGTTTGGTCATGCGATATGgtatcatgatatggaatcagaagatgaaattatgaaatttttgtgttgtatattttcttataaacataaaaattcataagTTGTAAAAGTATTAAAATAGCCCCGATTGTTTATTCAatcttattaaaatttttttataaaatcgcataataaattattacaaaggttagtaattgtttcatctagctttaatttaataaaaaagttgAACATAAATCTTAGTGtattagtttttaatataatccTGAACTTGCATTTCTCGATCATGTGACTGAGAAGACGAACCAACATTGTTACTTTGAGCCATTTGTTGGTCAATATCATCCGcaacaatatttttatgtttatagaccataaatatttcatcactttaACAATCGGTTGTTGTGAGTTAAAGTGACTATATGTTGGCgaagataataaattttatgccggcgagaataataaattttaaaaagatatgacgtaattataaattttatttactgtagacacgtaattttgaccgaatttaaaagtttaacaccaatttttagagcataaataattttatcaatctaaattaaatatattttattattgtcattaagtttatttaaaagatataggaataaacaacataaatataatttttattagataagtttattttgattgttaaaaaataaaaaataaaaaataataataataataatatgtatgtgtgtgtatatatatatatatatatatatatatatatatatatatatatatatatattacatatattatttaaataaactaatattttttaattatgtcttttaattacccatttaactttatttatttactcaaggcaattatataattatcatttatatatatatataatatatatatatatatatatatatatatatatatatatatatttaaatattaaaaataataataataacacacaCAAACCCACGATCCCTCCCCACTCCCCACTCCCACTCACACCCCACGTACACCTGCACACACTAcgcaaaacatataaaaaaagaaaaaagatcagaaaggaaaaaagagaaaaaggagaaaaacacacgagagaaaaaataagaagagaaagaaagaaaaagaggggaaaaaatctgtaagtaaaaaaaaaaggagaagaaataacaaagaattttttttttccgaaGAACACACGCACAAAGAAACCAAAAATTGAAGTTGAGGTTTACTTTCGCGGTTCCTTATtcgaattttttttgtggaatttTCGCAAGAGGtaccatttaatttattttatttaaataatttaatatcatgttaTACAAGCATTGATTGCAATATATTGAAGTTGTCAAATTTCACATGTGATTAAACCattatgttttatatgaagtttgttcaaatatttcatatcaacttTGTGTTTAGATCCTTTGTATAGTTATATTCAATGTGAAATTATTATAACAAACCAtgattcattttatatttaaataactcgtagtttattttatatttaagtaaaattattatcCAAGTCAtgtaacttttaatatttagtttataatgataacatgtgtagctattatgtaaatatattaattttagttagtagaatttttatttaatgttagtgacgtaaaaaaaatcgaataaaaaataaaaaaaatgaaaaaatataataataataataaaaagaaaaagggaaaagttaaaaaaaaataaactgcgaaaaagaacatacaaaaaaaaagagggaaaagagaaaacaaaaaaaaaagaaaagaagtataaaaataatataaaaaaattcaattgaagaggaaagaattttttttgaaagtttctttgtccaaacaaaaaaaaagttaaattgaaattaaaaaaacaaataaaacctcgaaagtataaaaaataataatgacaataaaataataataatagcaaaagATGAGaaggtaaaaaaaagaaaaaaaatgtaaaaaatagaataaaaataataataataataatgaaagtaaaaataaagaatatcttattttattctgctttgtttgattaaatttacatgcgtatatatatatttctaattgAAGGGCATAGATTAATAAAATGAGGGTAAATGCATTTgtcttaataatataatattcaaaaattagtttaagtcatagAAGTCCCCATAAAgtgaccgtgctagaaccacgggattcgagggatgcctaatacctttCCCTCGGTCAATAGAATTCCTTACCTGAACTGGTTCGCAAACCAAataaagagtcatttccttttgattagggattaaataaaaggtgacttggaacaccataactcaattccaagtggcgactctgaaaaagctaaaataatcccctaattaattacgtcacttaaattggaaaaacccttACGCCGCCGCGCGAAAAAGGGTATGAcatttacatatgaaataaatgatagTAGATACAAAATATGaggttgttttaacaaaatataaacttgtggatcaattttgtattaaaattatctcaaatcatgatatagAATCACCATGTAATTTCCATATCATgtttttggagaatatgaaaTCACATCTCATGATATTGAATCATGAGATGGAATCAACGTAAAATCGTATATCCAAACATCGATTCTATACATGGCCAAACGCAAGACTGCTCTCAAGTTCTTCTGTTAACCACTTTAATTTATTGTTCAAGGAAACAAAGTCTTTcgtcaaaatttaaaaaaatagtatattcaaaatgaaaattattttcatagaaAAAAAGCCTAAACGAACGGTGATACGCTAAAAGTCTCATACAACTAAAAAATGTCAAAGTGAAATGATTGTGAATGATGAATATTTATTCACCAAGACCCAAGTgatctaaaatatataaaaacactaatcaaatatataataagttaagaaaattcaatatatttagaaaatctAAATTTGACCTTCCAtgtagtataatttttttgaaaaaaacgtCTGGATGATTTGATCGTAGCTTTGCCATGCAATTCATGAGAATACAGAAAATAGACCGCAATTGTTTAAAGTTgaacatttaaaattttatttatataaaaatatatattatagtttTAATTCAATGGAAAAGAAAATGCAAAGAAATTACTTGGAATTCGTATTGTATATGAAAAAGATATTTATCCATCATTTCTGATATTTTTGTCGTGGGCCCACATAATAACTTGCCGATATTCCACCTTTccgtttaattaattaataaattaattagttgaaataataattataataattaaaggtAAAGCTGTGCAAAAGCCAAATAATCTAAGGACTAACTTGTCTGGCGTTGAGGAACACAAATACcactattttattttggtcttattattatcacataaccatattttttaattcaaaatcaaaaccacgATTATAAATTCAACATAACCTATTAAAGATATTTCACTAATATAATGTTTGATATTTTGATCTACTCAGTTacatattaaaaatgtattatcaaTTAAATTTGCGATCAAATTAcactaagaaaaatatattaatcataCGTTATATTTGGCTATATCTAAAATTAAGTCTTGTCAGAAATATATTTGGCCATTTATGTAATCACTGAATTCAATTGATCGATATCTAATCATAAATAAAAGATGTACATATTTCATACAATTGATAAGACCATCCCATGTGCATTCAAACgagaatttcatttttaaaaaataaaaataaaaattggaccaTATAATATATCCAAAATTTATGGCATggtccttttattttttttctcatttaagtactaactaaaataaacagATTTGGTGCATGAACATTTTTATTGAGTTGATAGAAACTTCATcaaattatgtataaatatagTAAACGTAGGTTTAGTGATttaattagataattatatataattaatatgggACAAGAACCCCACATTAAACTTCTATTTTGGAAGCATTGATAATGGTTCTTTTTTGCGGTCAATACTTTCTCAGGGCACCAAGTGACCATTTTGCTGTGCTCATTATGTTATGTCaacagtttttatgtttttgggaCCTGaaccaaaatttaaaaagttgagtAAAAAATACTGTGCTCATGAACTGATTTGATTTGTATCTCTTGCTTAATTTATGTAACGTAATTTGAAATGATACAAATTTTTATAACGTATAATTTTAAGcatgatataatattaatgTAATTATGAAAGATAATTTATGATATCAAATATGTCATAGTAATGTTTATGTATTCGTGATGCCCAAGTAACTTTGTACATGATGGGCGATTGAGTGGAGCTATATAGGATACCAgaatctaaaatattatttatgtatatatagtagatgttatATTCTATtagattatttataaaattatttctttaaattttaaaagcgATTACTATCGAATCTTTAGGGTCGTTTAGTTTGGAATTAATTATCCTAGGATAAACTATTCGAAATATGTCAAACAAACAAAACGTCTAAATTTTAACCcagaattacttttttttatctcaaaactATTTATTCTTAATTCTCACACCAAATAAGCCCGTAT encodes the following:
- the LOC101258541 gene encoding uncharacterized protein, translated to MATLIANRLSEEKGKLIKTTILTMELLLLSTGFISTFFMIKKAVSPRYLFNMFFLNLSEILKYLKCFLSSPLYICLFINSVVILIFTFSKFHHPTMEFLNVFLDEKSDHDDILIDQPQPQQDDNIPKRTSSVIAMDTVMSFFNRYDLDPVVSEEDIIEDAMEPCSVDVKDIEIDRVTKLSSPPPDDGEIVSPRSLNETKTDYEETMMNYQEIEEDDGSLNATWKAITGEGNNKKKKKQVLKKSETWPIEPQVTSAQSIGSKDLLPSVAAAWKDLRKSLTFNDALSVFRRGGLRGDVSVSTEESNKRFDDFIKKINHERLLQRQESNQRAFNRLHRAR